A single genomic interval of Caldisalinibacter kiritimatiensis harbors:
- a CDS encoding GumC family protein — protein MENMTQQNYPYEEISLRELIETLMKGWKLIAIITAISIFISGVFSFFIIEPTYEATTTLMASFATEKIVNLQKNSDNIEGILDSISTYPVMTIQTYKEQIKNPKILQNVIDELKLDKEKYSMNTLKDMIELETIKDTNLIAVKVKHTDPELATQIANSVAKNFTEFISDMSRQQASKSSQFLKTQLEVEKEKLDAALVELKQFLSQPKGVDELRREISSKLSELNGYKEQLSREEINYKNKMLNLDMQQKTIEATLKQAEESLEDTPEKLVTKKSLVEDNILSGAVEENSDMNTTDLMDIEMSNEQINPTYLTLVKKINDYKIKLAEVRQEKENTEYSYNKKVEILNNKIESVKKEVEILQVELAEKEHNQKLIERKVNLAQSTYDAFMKKYEETRITESSEIGDSSILIVSKAVTPELPVAPKKVLNLAIAGVLGVMLGVFIAFFKEYWEKSGEEVSG, from the coding sequence AGTATTTAGCTTCTTTATTATAGAGCCAACCTATGAAGCAACTACAACTTTAATGGCTTCATTTGCAACAGAAAAAATAGTAAACCTACAGAAAAACTCTGATAATATAGAAGGAATACTGGATTCTATATCTACATATCCAGTTATGACTATACAAACATATAAAGAACAAATAAAAAATCCTAAAATACTTCAAAATGTAATAGATGAACTTAAGTTAGATAAAGAGAAATATAGTATGAACACATTAAAAGATATGATAGAGTTAGAAACTATAAAGGATACAAATCTTATTGCAGTTAAGGTTAAGCATACAGACCCAGAGTTAGCAACTCAAATAGCTAACTCAGTAGCAAAAAACTTTACAGAGTTTATATCAGATATGTCAAGACAACAAGCGTCTAAATCATCTCAATTTTTAAAAACACAGCTAGAAGTAGAAAAAGAAAAACTAGATGCAGCATTAGTAGAGCTTAAACAATTTTTATCACAGCCTAAAGGTGTGGATGAATTAAGAAGAGAAATAAGCTCAAAGCTTTCAGAGTTAAACGGATATAAAGAGCAATTATCTAGAGAAGAAATAAATTATAAAAACAAGATGCTAAACTTAGATATGCAACAAAAAACAATAGAGGCTACTTTAAAACAAGCAGAAGAAAGTTTAGAAGATACACCTGAAAAGTTAGTTACTAAAAAGTCATTAGTAGAGGATAACATACTAAGTGGAGCAGTAGAAGAGAATTCAGATATGAATACTACAGATTTAATGGATATAGAAATGTCAAACGAACAAATTAATCCGACTTACTTAACATTAGTTAAGAAAATAAATGATTATAAAATAAAGTTAGCAGAAGTTAGACAAGAAAAAGAGAATACAGAGTATAGCTATAACAAAAAAGTTGAAATATTAAACAACAAAATAGAATCAGTAAAAAAAGAAGTTGAAATCCTACAAGTAGAATTAGCAGAAAAAGAACATAATCAAAAACTAATAGAAAGAAAAGTAAATCTAGCTCAAAGCACATACGATGCTTTTATGAAAAAATATGAAGAAACAAGAATAACAGAATCATCAGAAATAGGAGATTCAAGCATCCTTATAGTATCAAAAGCAGTAACACCAGAATTACCAGTAGCACCTAAGAAAGTATTAAACCTAGCTATAGCAGGAGTATTAGGTGTAATGCTAGGAGTATTCATAGCATTCTTTAAAGAGTATTGGGAAAAATCAGGAGAAGAGGTTAGTGGTTAG